The following coding sequences lie in one Actinomyces capricornis genomic window:
- a CDS encoding Rossmann-like and DUF2520 domain-containing protein, translating to MSDATAHPAGASRRPGRLGVGIISAGRVGAVLGSALRAVDHQVIGVHAVSEDSRERAEMLLPGVPVLEVEQIIERAELVLLAVPDDALGPLVQGLAELGRWQPGQLVVHTSGLHGLAVLEPARRGGAIPLAIHPAMTFAGLSTDLARLVGCPMAVTAPAAVLPIAQALVVELGGEPFVLDDAARPAYHAALAHGANHLVTLVGQAVRALEAAGIQDGAATLRPLLGAALDRALTEGGAALTGPVSRGDVGTVSGHIAALEALSRDHGGGLDDVVAAYRHLASATAQRCQAEGRLTADQARRLHEALGPIPGDDAGPGGTGPGAEGPGGRAPSSGG from the coding sequence ATGAGTGACGCGACAGCCCACCCGGCAGGCGCCTCCCGACGTCCCGGGCGGCTGGGGGTGGGGATCATCTCCGCGGGCCGGGTCGGCGCCGTCCTGGGCTCGGCCCTGCGGGCGGTGGACCACCAGGTCATCGGCGTGCACGCCGTCTCCGAGGACTCCCGGGAGCGGGCGGAGATGCTCCTGCCGGGGGTCCCGGTGCTGGAGGTCGAGCAGATCATCGAGCGCGCCGAGCTGGTCCTTCTGGCCGTCCCCGACGACGCCCTGGGCCCGCTGGTGCAGGGCCTGGCCGAGCTCGGCCGCTGGCAGCCCGGGCAGCTGGTCGTCCACACCTCGGGGCTCCACGGGCTGGCGGTCCTGGAGCCCGCCAGGCGCGGTGGGGCCATCCCCCTGGCCATCCACCCGGCCATGACCTTCGCGGGCCTGTCCACCGACCTCGCCCGGCTCGTGGGCTGCCCCATGGCCGTGACCGCCCCGGCCGCGGTCCTGCCCATCGCCCAGGCCCTGGTCGTCGAGCTCGGCGGGGAGCCCTTCGTCCTGGACGATGCCGCCCGGCCCGCCTACCACGCCGCCCTGGCCCACGGGGCCAACCACCTGGTGACCCTGGTGGGGCAGGCCGTACGGGCCCTGGAGGCCGCCGGCATCCAGGATGGCGCGGCCACCCTGCGCCCCCTCCTGGGCGCCGCCCTCGACCGCGCCCTGACCGAGGGCGGGGCCGCCCTCACCGGCCCGGTCTCACGGGGCGACGTCGGCACCGTCTCCGGCCATATCGCCGCCCTGGAGGCGCTGAGCCGCGACCACGGCGGCGGCCTGGACGACGTCGTGGCGGCCTACCGGCACCTGGCCTCGGCCACCGCCCAGCGCTGCCAGGCCGAGGGGAGGCTCACCGCCGACCAGGCCCGGCGGCTGCACGAGGCCCTGGGGCCCATCCCGGGCGATGACGCCGGACCCGGCGGCACCGGACCCGGCGCGGAGGGGCCGGGGGGTCGGGCGCCGTCGTCGGGGGGATGA
- a CDS encoding DivIVA domain-containing protein: MPLSANDVLNKRFEVVRSREGYAQEEVDAYLEEVVDAMRLLEGQVSAASGEPGAASQEQIAAAIAPRDHRIEELERENAYLRDELEAAKGRLERD; this comes from the coding sequence ATGCCGTTGAGTGCCAATGACGTGCTGAACAAGAGGTTCGAGGTCGTCAGGTCCCGTGAGGGCTATGCGCAGGAGGAGGTGGACGCCTACCTGGAGGAGGTCGTCGACGCCATGCGCCTCCTGGAGGGGCAGGTCAGTGCGGCGAGCGGGGAGCCCGGCGCCGCCTCGCAGGAGCAGATCGCCGCGGCCATCGCCCCGCGCGACCACCGCATCGAGGAGCTGGAGCGGGAGAACGCCTACCTGCGCGATGAGCTCGAGGCCGCCAAGGGCCGCCTGGAGCGGGACTGA
- the panC gene encoding pantoate--beta-alanine ligase: MPVDPVMSAPGPDGAAGPRSADRPAGAEAQSSGRASARGGAGAVLTRSREELARALERAPAPRAVVMTMGALHEGHFDLVREAARRVGEAGTVVVTIFVNPLQFAAGEDLESYPRDLEGDLEGLERALSGPQGRLGVGRLVVFAPTPEVIYPDGPPRVRIDPGPMSTVLEGRTRPTHFAGVCQVVLALLHLTSPRWALFGRKDAQQLAIVTAMVEDLAVPVEIVPVDIRREPDGLAMSSRNAYLTADQRGQALALSAALEAGRRAAAGGAGPAAVRTAAEAVLARAPGVATDYVALVDPATFTDLTGQGPGLPPSSGIGGEQPGGPGRAERGRPGYAGPGRALLAVAARVGSTRLIDNCLVDLPADRG, encoded by the coding sequence ATGCCCGTCGACCCAGTCATGAGCGCTCCCGGCCCCGATGGCGCCGCCGGCCCGCGCAGTGCCGACCGGCCCGCTGGCGCCGAGGCCCAGTCATCCGGCCGGGCCTCGGCGAGAGGCGGGGCGGGCGCTGTGCTTACCCGCAGCCGCGAGGAGCTCGCCCGTGCCCTGGAGCGGGCCCCGGCCCCGCGCGCCGTGGTGATGACCATGGGGGCCCTGCACGAGGGGCACTTCGACCTCGTGCGCGAGGCGGCCCGCCGCGTGGGAGAGGCCGGGACCGTGGTGGTCACCATCTTCGTCAACCCCCTCCAGTTCGCCGCCGGGGAGGACCTGGAGTCCTACCCCCGCGATCTCGAGGGGGACCTGGAGGGGCTCGAGCGGGCCCTGAGCGGTCCGCAGGGGCGCCTGGGCGTGGGCCGGCTCGTGGTCTTCGCCCCCACCCCCGAGGTCATCTACCCCGATGGTCCGCCGCGCGTGCGCATCGACCCCGGCCCCATGTCCACCGTCCTGGAGGGCCGCACCCGGCCCACCCACTTCGCCGGCGTGTGCCAGGTGGTCCTGGCCCTGCTGCACCTGACCTCGCCGCGCTGGGCGCTGTTCGGCCGCAAGGACGCCCAGCAGCTGGCGATCGTCACCGCCATGGTGGAGGACCTGGCCGTGCCCGTCGAGATCGTGCCGGTCGATATCCGCCGTGAGCCCGACGGGCTGGCCATGAGCTCGCGCAACGCCTACCTCACCGCCGACCAGCGCGGACAGGCCCTGGCCCTGTCGGCGGCACTGGAGGCCGGGCGCCGGGCGGCCGCCGGCGGTGCGGGCCCCGCCGCGGTGCGCACCGCGGCCGAGGCGGTCCTGGCCCGGGCCCCCGGTGTGGCCACCGACTACGTGGCCCTGGTGGACCCGGCGACCTTCACCGACCTCACCGGCCAGGGCCCCGGGCTCCCGCCGTCCTCGGGCATCGGTGGCGAGCAGCCGGGGGGCCCGGGCCGCGCGGAGCGGGGGCGGCCGGGGTATGCAGGGCCCGGGCGGGCGCTGCTGGCCGTGGCCGCCCGGGTGGGCTCGACCCGCCTCATCGACAACTGCCTGGTGGATCTCCCGGCGGACCGGGGCTGA
- the panD gene encoding aspartate 1-decarboxylase, whose protein sequence is MSTRTRTMMTSKIHRATVTQADLDYVGSITVDLDLLEAADLLPGERVDVLDCTNGARLSTYVIPGPRGAGEICINGAAAHLVHPGDIVILIAYSQLDEQEARSYLPAVVFVDEHNRVIDRGTEPGQVPQDEAASGLRSSGLALSEARSAPTR, encoded by the coding sequence ATGAGCACCCGCACCCGGACGATGATGACGTCCAAGATCCACCGCGCCACCGTGACCCAGGCCGACCTGGACTACGTCGGCTCCATCACCGTGGACCTCGACCTGCTCGAGGCCGCCGACCTGCTGCCCGGGGAGCGCGTGGACGTCCTGGACTGCACCAACGGCGCCCGCCTGTCCACCTACGTCATCCCCGGGCCGCGCGGCGCCGGAGAGATCTGCATCAATGGGGCGGCCGCCCACCTCGTCCACCCCGGCGACATCGTCATCCTCATCGCCTACTCCCAGCTCGATGAGCAGGAGGCCCGCAGTTACCTGCCCGCTGTTGTCTTCGTCGATGAGCACAACCGGGTGATCGACCGCGGCACCGAGCCCGGCCAGGTCCCCCAGGACGAGGCCGCCAGCGGCCTGCGATCCTCGGGCCTGGCCCTGTCCGAGGCGCGGTCCGCCCCGACGCGATAG